The proteins below come from a single Drosophila kikkawai strain 14028-0561.14 chromosome 3R, DkikHiC1v2, whole genome shotgun sequence genomic window:
- the Cpr92A gene encoding larval cuticle protein A1A isoform X1 has protein sequence MSKYLKCTIGKFFLLSALLGIAYAGVIGPGPYYGGPAGPGPLHPYGGYAPPHGPYPAPYVAPKPAAPEPYDPDPKYSFGYDIQDGYTGDLKSQHETRHGDVVKGSYSVVDPDGTKRTVDYTADPHHGFNAVVRKEPLAYKAPAHLAPALAPAPAPAPAYHHLPGPAPAPPLPPVPKAPLLSYPLALSALHRSGPVPAPAPAPAPAPAPIPVPVAAPVLPSAHFHAAYPALAHSPYAHYPAPGPAPAPAPLPVDPHAYYHH, from the exons ATGAGCAAATATCTAAAATGCACTATTGGCAAG TTTTTCCTGCTGAGCGCCCTGCTCGGCATCGCCTATGCAGGCGTGATCGGACCCGGACCCTATTACGGCGGTCCAGCTGGACCCGGACCGCTGCACCCTTATGGCGGATATGCGCCGCCCCACGGCCCCTATCCCGCTCCCTATGTGGCACCCAAGCCGGCCGCTCCTGAGCCCTACGATCCCGATCCAAAGTACTCCTTCGGATATGACATTCAGGATGGTTACACCGGCGATCTGAAGTCGCAGCACGAGACGCGACACGGTGACGTGGTGAAGGGCAGCTACTCGGTGGTGGATCCGGACGGCACCAAGCGCACCGTTGACTACACGGCGGATCCCCATCACGGCTTCAATGCGGTGGTGCGCAAGGAGCCGCTGGCCTACAAGGCTCCGGCTCATCTGGCACCAGCCCTGGCCCCTGCACCGGCACCAGCACCGGCCTACCATCACTTGCCCGGTCCAGCTCCGGCTCCACCTTTGCCGCCGGTGCCCAAGGCTCCCCTGCTCTCGTATCCGCTGGCCCTGAGTGCTCTCCACCGGTCAGGACCAGTTCCCGCCCCAGCtcccgctcctgctcctgcaccaGCCCCCATTCCAGTGCCAGTGGCTGCCCCCGTTCTGCCCTCCGCCCACTTCCATGCCGCCTACCCCGCCCTGGCGCACAGCCCCTACGCCCACTATCCGGCTCCCGGTCCGGCGCCCGCACCCGCACCCTTACCGGTGGACCCGCACGCCTACTATCACCACTGA
- the Cpr92A gene encoding larval cuticle protein A1A isoform X2, whose product MLKFFLLSALLGIAYAGVIGPGPYYGGPAGPGPLHPYGGYAPPHGPYPAPYVAPKPAAPEPYDPDPKYSFGYDIQDGYTGDLKSQHETRHGDVVKGSYSVVDPDGTKRTVDYTADPHHGFNAVVRKEPLAYKAPAHLAPALAPAPAPAPAYHHLPGPAPAPPLPPVPKAPLLSYPLALSALHRSGPVPAPAPAPAPAPAPIPVPVAAPVLPSAHFHAAYPALAHSPYAHYPAPGPAPAPAPLPVDPHAYYHH is encoded by the exons ATGCTGAAG TTTTTCCTGCTGAGCGCCCTGCTCGGCATCGCCTATGCAGGCGTGATCGGACCCGGACCCTATTACGGCGGTCCAGCTGGACCCGGACCGCTGCACCCTTATGGCGGATATGCGCCGCCCCACGGCCCCTATCCCGCTCCCTATGTGGCACCCAAGCCGGCCGCTCCTGAGCCCTACGATCCCGATCCAAAGTACTCCTTCGGATATGACATTCAGGATGGTTACACCGGCGATCTGAAGTCGCAGCACGAGACGCGACACGGTGACGTGGTGAAGGGCAGCTACTCGGTGGTGGATCCGGACGGCACCAAGCGCACCGTTGACTACACGGCGGATCCCCATCACGGCTTCAATGCGGTGGTGCGCAAGGAGCCGCTGGCCTACAAGGCTCCGGCTCATCTGGCACCAGCCCTGGCCCCTGCACCGGCACCAGCACCGGCCTACCATCACTTGCCCGGTCCAGCTCCGGCTCCACCTTTGCCGCCGGTGCCCAAGGCTCCCCTGCTCTCGTATCCGCTGGCCCTGAGTGCTCTCCACCGGTCAGGACCAGTTCCCGCCCCAGCtcccgctcctgctcctgcaccaGCCCCCATTCCAGTGCCAGTGGCTGCCCCCGTTCTGCCCTCCGCCCACTTCCATGCCGCCTACCCCGCCCTGGCGCACAGCCCCTACGCCCACTATCCGGCTCCCGGTCCGGCGCCCGCACCCGCACCCTTACCGGTGGACCCGCACGCCTACTATCACCACTGA
- the LOC108081768 gene encoding organic cation transporter protein: MDFSQVLDRCGNYGRFQILLLLLYGYTNILGSLHYFSQTLITFTPEHWCSHVDLEGLSMKELQTVYSNISTPSCTLLLGVVNGTGVVAEEGVCKDWIFKRENGYESITTELKWVCGKSHHSAVGQSFFFMGSVVGTTTFGYLSDRIGRLPSLLMATLCGATGDFATSFVYTLPGFAISRFVSGLSTDTMYYLMYILVFEYLSPKSRTFGLNIILAVFYCFGLVTSPWAAIWIGNWRRYLWLASLPALGVLIYPLLICESAQWLLTKKKYDEAVECLKRVAKFNGRQVEDSMFVEFVKHYRQRTKEESAISSQEDNFFAMFMTPRLRRFTLTLLLKSVIITLSCDVVNRNMEGLGSSPFKLFSFTSIVYLPAGVAILLLQNKIGRKGMACGALFVGAIITAVTGFLIAHLNPTDNALLLAIMVGLGRFGATVSYDAEIQYAAEIIPTSVRGQAVSNIHVVGLASSSLAFYVIYLAQYYKPLPSIFISCLMFFGAGLCLTLPETLNKKLPETLTDGEKFAKNESFLYFPCFHKKQENTEFETV, from the exons ATGGATTTTAGCCAGGTTCTGGATAGGTGCGGCAACTACGGAAGGTTCCAAATATTGCTCCTCCTGCTGTATGGCTACACGAATATTCTGGGATCGCTGCACTACTTCTCCCAGACCCTCATCACCTTTACCCCCGAGCATTG GTGCTCCCATGTTGATCTTGAAGGGCTCAGcatgaaggagctgcaaactGTTTATTCAAACATATCCACTCCCTCCTGCACTCTTCTGCTGGGCGTAGTCAACGGCACGGGCGTGGTCGCTGAGGAAGGTGTGTGCAAGGACTGGATCTTCAAGCGGGAGAATGGCTACGAAAGTATCACCACTGAG CTCAAGTGGGTCTGCGGCAAATCTCACCACTCTGCGGTGGGTCAGTCCTTCTTCTTTATGGGATCTGTAGTGGGTACCACAACCTTTGGCTACCTCTCGGATCGCATCGGTCGCCTGCCATCCCTGCTGATGGCCACCTTGTGTGGGGCCACGGGCGACTTTGCCACCTCCTTTGTGTACACTCTTCCCGGGTTCGCCATCTCCAGATTTGTGTCTGGCTTGTCCACGGATACCATGTATTACCTCATGTACATCCTGG TATTCGAGTACTTGAGCCCCAAGAGCCGAACCTTCGGTCTGAACATCATCCTGGCAGTGTTCTACTGCTTCGGACTGGTTACCTCGCCCTGGGCCGCCATCTGGATTGGTAACTGGAGGCGCTACCTCTGGCTGGCCTCGCTCCCCGCCCTGGGAGTGCTCATCTACCCGCTGCTGATCTGTGAAAGCGCTCAGTGGCTGCTGACCAAGAAGAAGTATGACGAGGCGGTGGAATGCCTGAAGCGAGTGGCCAAGTTCAATGGTCGCCAGGTGGAGGACTCCATGTTTGTCGAGTTTGTCAAGCACTATCGCCAAAGGACAAAAGAGGAGTCGGCGATCAGCAGTCAGGAGGACAATTTCTTTGCTATGTTCATGACACCTCGCCTGCGCAGATTTACGCTGACTTTGCTGCTGAAATc TGTTATTATAACCCTTTCGTGCGATGTGGTCAACCGCAACATGGAGGGCTTGGGCAGTTCGCCCTTTAAGCTCTTCTCCTTTACCTCGATCGTCTACCTCCCCGCCGGAGTGGCCATCCTTCTGCTGCAGAACAAAATCGGGCGCAAGGGCATGGCCTGTGGAGCTCTTTTTGTGGGCGCCATTATCACTGCGGTGACTGGGTTCCTGATAGCCCACCTGAATCCCACGGACAACGCCCTGCTGCTGGCAATAATGGTGGGCTTGGGTCGTTTCGGAGCCACCGTCTCCTACGATGCGGAGATCCAGTACGCGGCGGAGATCATCCCGACGAGCGTACGGGGACAGGCGGTGTCCAACATCCATGTGGTGGGCCTGGCCTCCAGCTCGCTGGCCTTCTACGTGATCTACCTGGCCCAGTACTACAAGCCCCTGCCGTCGATCTTTATCAGCTGTTTGATGTTCTTTGGCGCCGGTTTGTGTCTCACCTTGCCGGAGACTCTTAACAA GAAGCTGCCCGAAACCCTGACGGACGGAGAGAAGTTCGCTAAGAACGAGAGCTTCCTGTACTTTCCCTGCTttcacaaaaaacaagaaaacactGAGTTCGAAACTGTCTAA